The Oncorhynchus nerka isolate Pitt River linkage group LG24, Oner_Uvic_2.0, whole genome shotgun sequence genome has a window encoding:
- the LOC115107473 gene encoding protein unc-93 homolog A-like, whose translation MGLHGRAAVHKPKISMRNVKSRVEWWVGVLAMIIVAVFLDNIDRDQAQEFRGNREPFWSTFLATFTLLKDKRLIILIPLSMYSGFEQSFLSGEYTKNYVTCSLGIHYVGYAMICFGATNSLCSFMFGRLAEYTGRAPLFCLAAANNFACIMALLFWRPHPDQLPVFFVFPALWGMADAVWQAQTNSLYGVLFPRQKEAAFANCCMWESLGFVIAFAYSTFICLDTKIYILLGVLILSIVTCLWAEYQEHNNPTLPVEEGVYDKDYKKDTDQYTDYSKSIHHIIAQTSL comes from the exons GGGTGGGTGTGCTGGCCATGATCATAGTGGCAGTATTTCTGGATAACATAGACAGAGATCAGGCCCAGGAGTTCCGAGGGAACAGAGAACCATTCTGGAGCACCTTCCTGGCCACGTTTACACTCCTGAAAGACAAGAGACTCATCATTCTCATCCCTTTGTCCATGTACAGTGGCTTTGAGCAGAGTTTCCTCTCCGGTGAATACACAAAG AACTATGTGACCTGTTCATTAGGAATCCATTACGTTGGATATGCGATGATATGTTTTGGAGCCACAAATTCGTTATGTTCCTTTATGTTTGGCAGGTTGGCAGAATACACTGGAAGAGCCCCACTGTTTTGCTTGG CTGCGGCGAACAACTTTGCCTGTATCATGGCCCTGTTGTTCTGGAGGCCTCACCCAGACCAGCTGCCAGTGTTCTTTGTGTTTCCTGCTCTCTGGGGCATGGCAGATGCGGTATGGCAGGCACAAACCAACT CGCTGTATGGGGTTCTCTTCCCCAGACAAAAAGAGGCAGCGTTTGCTAACTGCTGTATGTGGGAGTCCCTGGGGTTCGTGATAGCCTTTGCCTACAGTACCTTCATCTGTCTAGACACCAAGATCTACATCCTCCTTGGAGTTCTGATCCTCTCCATAGTTACCTGTTTGTGGGCAGAGTACCAAGAACACAACAATCCTACACTTCCGGTGGAGGAGGGAGTATATGACAAAGACTATAAAAAGGACACAGACCAATACACAGACTACTCAAAAAGCATACATCACATCATTGCTCAGACCAGCTTGTAG